The Chryseobacterium oranimense genome contains the following window.
ACGTTTTAGATCTGGATGGTTGGAAAGCTCTGGGATTCTCTGAAAAACAGGCTAGCACAATAGTTAATTACCGTGACCGAAATCTTAGGGGAAGCTTTAAATCTCTGGAAGATATACAGAAATGTTTTGTTATTTCCGCTGAAAAATTTCAGGAGTTAAGTCCTTATATTAAACTCAATACAAGTACAAATCAGGCTCAAAAACAGGAAACCGATTTTTCAAAAATTGATTTAAATATGATCACATTCAAACAGTTGCTGGAATTTGGTCTGGATGAAAAAAGTGCCGGATCGATGATCGGCTTTAGAAAAAAGCTGAGAGGTTTTGTCAATAAACAACAAATTTTAGATACTTATAATATTGATAAAAACTTGGTTCAAAAATTAATTTCCATTGCTCCGCTGGATGTTTCAAACGTTCCTAAATATACTTTAACAGAAGCTCCTGAAGAATGGCTGAAAGATCATCCCTACTTCAAATATTCTGCTGATAAGATCATATTCTACCGGACTACGTACAAGGATGACAAGAAAATTCTGAAGCTTTTAAAACTAAAACCTGAGTATGAAGAAAGAATGAAATTATATTTAAAATAACTGAAACTATATACTAAAAACTACCCAAAACAACGTCTGCTATTCCGGGTAGTTTCTGATCTGGTACATTATTTTAAGGGCTAGTGATGCATGTAGCTGCTGGGACCATTGGTTCCTTCAATTGATTCGGGCAGAATTCCATATTTGGCTCTTAAATCGACAGTGCCTAACGTTTTCCCCGTCTGTATTTCAATGACACTAATGGTGCCGGAATTTAAGTTAGGAATATCCAACAGGTTGTTTTGTACCGCTACAACTTCTTTACCTTTTTTGGTTTTAAAGAAAACCATATGATGCGCTCCTTTATCTGCGGTAAGGGTTTTTAAAAGCTTTAGCTGAGGAAGATTACTTATATCAAAGACCAAAACTTTTCCGGGATCTGCAAAACTTACATAGAGCCTGCTGTTATCATCGATGTACATTTCGAGTGTCCAGCCTAATCCCTGTGTACTTCCATCAAATATTTTACTAAAAGCATCATACTTCTTGGTTGCAGCATTGTATGGAGCAATCCAGATATCTCCGCCTAGCATTGTCGTTGCAAGGGCATATTGCGGAAATTTTCCACGAAGTAGCAGAACTTCCACGGGACTGGACATATCCGTTTGTGAGTCTGCTACCAGATAGGTTTCTTTTAATTCATAGGTATTCATATCCAATAAGGTACAAGTATTTCCCATTCCGGTAGTGAGATCAGGGTGAATGGTTGAAGTAACCATCATTATTCCTTTTTCCTCATTTACAGAAATACCATGCGGATACATAATAAATTGATTGGGATTGGCTTGAATTGGCGCCTTAATAGTTTTGATAAGCTGGTTATTATTTGCGTTAAAAACACCTATACTGCCATCTCTTGGTCCTCCTGCCCCTCCCATAAAAGTCATAAAATATCTTCCATCATTGGTAAAGAACAAATTTTCCCCTACCGTGTTCTCTCCTGTATCAATAGGTGTTGCATCAACTAATTTTGGCTGTCCGTTTTTGTCTTTTTCTGTTTTTATCTGGTAAAGATAATTACCTCCTAAAGCAGTAGTATACAATTTGTTTGCGCCCTGATTATAATAGAGATGGTGAGGTAGGACACCAGTGCCTAATTCAAGTTTGCTGCTGATATGTCCAAAATTGGGGGCTTCAGGATCGAGCTCAATTACCGCTATTCCATCTGATAACCCTTTCAAACTTCTATAATCAATGTAAAAAGAAGTATCATGTGGAAGATCCTGATTATGATTATCATTTTGACAATTAGAAAATGTCAATAAAATAATAAGGGAAAGTAGATTAAATTTAAATTTCATGGTTTTTAGTTTTAATAGTTACTTTATAAATATAATATATTTTCACTAACAAACTAAAAAATATTACACCAATGTGTGAATATTATAAAATAGTAACATTTTAATATTTTTTATTGATTTTTTTCAAACGAATTCTTGGAGATAGACCTACTAAATTGTTTCAAAACTATGACAGAAAAAAAATAAGCAGGAAAAATATTTCCTGCTTATTTTTTATTATTAATGATATAATCTTAATCGATTGTTTTGACAGAATCAGAAAGGAGGCTGCTGAGCGTATTAAATTCTTCCTCCGTAAGGTCACGCCATTTCCCTACCGGAAGATCCAGCTTAATGTTCATGATACGGATACGCTTCAATTTTTTCACTTCATAACCAAGGAATTCGCACATTCTTCTAATCTGCCTGTTCAACCCCTGAGTAAGGATAATCCGGAAGGTCATATCATCGATCTTTTCCACTTCGCATTTCTTAGTGACTGTATCCAGGATTGGCACTCCATTTCTCATCTTTTCAAGAAACTTAGGCGAAATAGGTTTATCTACACGAACAATATATTCTTTCTCGTGGTTGTTTCTTGCTCTTAGAATTTTATTAACGATGTCGCCATCGCTGGTAAGCAGAATAAGACCTTCACTGGGCTTATCCAGCCTTCCGATCGGGAAAATTCTTTTCGGATGGTTAATGTAATCAACAATATTGTTCTTTTCACGTTTGGTGTCTGTAGTGCAGACGATACCCACGGGTTTGTTAAAAGCAATGTAAACATGTTTATCCTGAGGTTCGCGAATCGGTTTTCCATCTACTTCTACAAGATCTTCATCCGAAACTTTGGTCCCCATTTCCGGAACTTTCCCGTTAATTGTTATCCTTCCTTCTTCCAAAAGCTTATCTGCGGCTCTTCTTGAACAATAACCAACTTCTGATAAATATTTATTGATACGTGTTTTTTCCATTAGTCTTCTCCGTAACCTGTATAGTTTTTATTTCCCGGTATAAGTAAAAATACGATTTTTAATTATAAATTTTCAAATCTGTATTCGTTCTCCAGGAAATCTGTTGTGGCATTTTCGATGGTGTAATCCCCTATTTTCGTACGCCTGAGCTGTGTAAGATAAGCGCCAACTCCTAATTCCTGCCCGATATCATGAGCCAGGCTTCTGATATAAGTTCCTTTTGAACAGCCTACTGTAAAGCTGACCAAAGGAAGGTCTATTTTAACATCATTAATGTAGAAAATAGTCGTTTTCCTTGCTTTCATTTCAACTTCCTCTCCTGCTCTGGCCAGGTTATAGGCTCTTTGCCCATCTACTTTTATCGCTGAATATACCGGTGGTTTCTGCTCTATTTCCCCTACAAATTTTTCAAGAGCTTCTTTTATCTGTTCTTCCGTAATATGGGCAAAATCCCGGTGAAGTATTTCAGGCTTTTCCGTATCATAGGATTCTGTCTGTACGCCTATTTTAATTTCGGTCCAGTATTCTTTGGGGGCATCCTGGATTTCAGGAATTTTTTTTGTGAACTTCCCGCAGCAGACAATAAGCAGGCCAGTTGCTCTCGGGTCTAAAGTTCCGGCGTGCCCTATTTTGAATTTCTTTGGAAGATTAAACTCTCTTTTGAGTTTGTATTTCATTTTATTGACAGCCTGGAAAGAAGTCCAGTCCAAAGGTTTGTCCAATAAAAAAACATATCCTGATTGCAGTTCTTCGGCAGTCATTATTCTAAAATTTCGGTGATACTTACTAAACTTGGCAGTTTATTGACTTTCTGCCTGCATTCAGGGCCGTTTTCTACATTGACAAAACATTTTTTATCACCAATGAAGTAATATATATTCTTAAAAGGATACACGGAATTATTAGGGGCAATATTCACCGTATAATGTTCAGGTAAATTGAATTTATAACTTGTTTTACTGACGGATGTAATTTTCTGACGGTAACATTTTCCTTCTTTGCTGTATTCCATAAAAGGTTTATGGTCCAGCTTTTCATCCGGTACAAGCTCTTTGCAGATTAATAAATCTTCAGCTGTGTTTTTTTCTTTAAGTTCAACAAAAAATTCTGTTCTTTCTCCGGTATTATTCTTTACGAACAGCGTATGTGCAGGCGTACAGGAAACAATTAAACCGGAAAATACCAATAGCTTGACAATATTATTAATCTTCATGAACTTATTTAAAGAAATAAAAATAGATTAGCAGGGCGATCCCTACAAAGATACGGTACCAGCCCCAAGGTCTGAAACCATATTTGTTCAGTACTCCGATAAATGCTTTAATAGCGATTAATGCAACAATAAATGCTACAATATTTCCTATTACAAAAATCATAATATGATCCTGAGATGCCATAATCATTTCATATCCTTTTTGAGGATTTCCGGTTTCTTTACCCCAGGTTTTCAGGAAAACGGAATATACGGTTACTGCCAGCATGGTTGGAACTGCCAGGAAAAATGAAAATTCCGCCGCCGCTTTTCTCGTAAGCCCCTGTGACATTCCTCCAATGATAGAAGCAGCACTGCGGCTGGTTCCCGGCATCATCGCCAGACACTGCCAAAAGCCTATGGTAACTGCTTTTCTGATGGTAACTCCCTTTTCATCATCAATTACAGGATTCTTGAACCATTTGTCTGCAAAAAGCAGAACTACCCCTCCCAATACCAAAACTGAAGAAATAGCAATCTGGTTTCCCAGAACAGCTTCAATTTTATCATCAAATAAATAGCCCAGAACCAATGCCGGAACTACGGCAAAAGCAAGCTTGTAGTAAAACTGAAGATTTTTCAGATCAAAAAACTTTTTCCAATAGGCTACCACCACAGATAAAATAGCCCCAAACTGAATAGACACCTGGAACATTTTCAGAAATTCATCTTCCTGCAGTCCCATAATGTTGGCTGCAAATCCCATATGTGCCGTAGAAGAAATAGGAAGATACTCTGTAAGCCCTTCAATAATAGCAATAATGATTGCTTTAATTAAATCCATATTTTGTGTATATAAAAAGTTTAAAGATTAAAAGAATTCTGAATTTAGAAAGTTTATCCAAATCCGTTCACCTTTTAATCTTTAAACAAAGAATGTATAATTTATTTTCTTTTTAAAATAGCGTAAACTTCTATTGCAAAGCCTATCACTACAAACAGTGGCGCAATTCTGATCCTGCGGACGGAAAAAATACCGTCATTCCATGCATTAGGATCAAACTTACCATCTACTGTGTTAGCGTCCGGTCCCATCATAAGTAGAAAGCCTACTACGATAAAGGCCAGCCCTATCAGCATCCACTTGAAGTTCTGCTGCCCGAAATAAAAGGCATTTTCCTGTGGTACTTCGGTTTCCTTGCCAAACTCTGAAGCGGCCAGTTTATTTGTTTTTTTGCTCATTATTAAGAGTAATATAAATCGTCAACGTTTGATTTTAAGAATCTCCATGTAGCGAAAATGGTACTTAAAACAGATATAAAAATTCCTACTCCAAGCACTAAGATAACCAGCCAGAAATATTGGTTGGTATCCTGTACGAAAGCAGAACCAATCTGGCTTGTAAAGTAATACCATACGCCCCCAAGTGCCAGAAGCCCGATTAAGGATCCTATAGCCCCCAGAATAATTGCCTCAATGATAAACGGCTTAAGGATAAACCTTCTTTTCGCCCCTACCAGCTGCATGGTTTTAATAATAAATCTCTTGGAGAATATTTTCAGACGGATTGAATTGTTAATTAAAACAACCGCCAGGATCAGGAATAAAACAGAAAAACCTAAAATCCATTTCAGGATTCTGCTCAGGTTATTGTAAACATCCACCATCAGAGTACTGTCATTTTTAACATCTACAATTCCGGGAACGGCTTTAATGACTTTAATCGCTTCATCAATTTTAGTCGGATCAACATATTCAGGCTTTAATGCCACCTCGATAGATGAAGGGAAAATATTTTCCTCAAAAAGCGCATCACTGTCTATACCCATTGTTTTTTTGGCTTCTTTAGCCGCCATGTCTCTTGAAATATAGGTCGCTTTTTTTACAGGAGCTAATGTCTGTACCTTTTTAAAAGTTTCTTCCTCTAGTTTTGCAATTTTTACAGAATCTTTTACATCAAAATTTTCATCGAAATAAGCATTTACCACCAACTGTTCTTTTATGTAGTCAGAATACTTCTGGGCATTGATTAAGATAAGCCCCATTAATCCTAACAAAAATAACACTAATGCGATACTTATTACTACTGTAATATTGCTTGACCGAAGCCTTTTCTTATTAAACTCATCAACAGATTTAGCCATTAATATTAAAATTTTTGGCTAAAATAGAAAAAATCTTCCGAAATTTGGGACGAAATAAAGAAAATCATTGTTAATAAAATCATAAAAAACTTTGAGTGTAAAAGCAAAAAAACATCTTGGACAGCACTTTCTGACAGATGAAAATATCGCGAGAAAAATCGTGGAAGGTCTTAGTTTTGAAGACTATAAAAACGTCATGGAAGTAGGTCCCGGAATGGGCGTTCTTACCAAATACCTGCTGGAAAAAGATCAGTCGGTCTACCTGGCAGAGATTGATACCGAATCTATAGAATACCTGAAAAACAATTATCTGAAAATTACGGAAAATACTTTTGTGGGGGATTTCCTGAAGCAGGACTTCCATTTTATCAATGGAGAACAGATTGCGATCATCGGTAATTTCCCTTACAACATTTCTTCCCAGATTCTTTTCAAGATCGTTGATTATTACCAGCAGATTCCTGAAATGGTAGGAATGTTCCAGAAAGAAGTGGCTGAGAGAACGGCAGCTGTACCCAGAACTAAAGATTACGGGATTCTTTCTGTCCTGATCCAGGCATATTACGATGTATCTTACCTGTTCACGGTTCACGAAAATGT
Protein-coding sequences here:
- the rluF gene encoding 23S rRNA pseudouridine(2604) synthase RluF, with the translated sequence MEKTRINKYLSEVGYCSRRAADKLLEEGRITINGKVPEMGTKVSDEDLVEVDGKPIREPQDKHVYIAFNKPVGIVCTTDTKREKNNIVDYINHPKRIFPIGRLDKPSEGLILLTSDGDIVNKILRARNNHEKEYIVRVDKPISPKFLEKMRNGVPILDTVTKKCEVEKIDDMTFRIILTQGLNRQIRRMCEFLGYEVKKLKRIRIMNIKLDLPVGKWRDLTEEEFNTLSSLLSDSVKTID
- the truB gene encoding tRNA pseudouridine(55) synthase TruB, with the translated sequence MTAEELQSGYVFLLDKPLDWTSFQAVNKMKYKLKREFNLPKKFKIGHAGTLDPRATGLLIVCCGKFTKKIPEIQDAPKEYWTEIKIGVQTESYDTEKPEILHRDFAHITEEQIKEALEKFVGEIEQKPPVYSAIKVDGQRAYNLARAGEEVEMKARKTTIFYINDVKIDLPLVSFTVGCSKGTYIRSLAHDIGQELGVGAYLTQLRRTKIGDYTIENATTDFLENEYRFENL
- a CDS encoding undecaprenyl-diphosphate phosphatase, with the protein product MDLIKAIIIAIIEGLTEYLPISSTAHMGFAANIMGLQEDEFLKMFQVSIQFGAILSVVVAYWKKFFDLKNLQFYYKLAFAVVPALVLGYLFDDKIEAVLGNQIAISSVLVLGGVVLLFADKWFKNPVIDDEKGVTIRKAVTIGFWQCLAMMPGTSRSAASIIGGMSQGLTRKAAAEFSFFLAVPTMLAVTVYSVFLKTWGKETGNPQKGYEMIMASQDHIMIFVIGNIVAFIVALIAIKAFIGVLNKYGFRPWGWYRIFVGIALLIYFYFFK
- a CDS encoding DUF3098 domain-containing protein — translated: MSKKTNKLAASEFGKETEVPQENAFYFGQQNFKWMLIGLAFIVVGFLLMMGPDANTVDGKFDPNAWNDGIFSVRRIRIAPLFVVIGFAIEVYAILKRK
- a CDS encoding ABC transporter permease → MAKSVDEFNKKRLRSSNITVVISIALVLFLLGLMGLILINAQKYSDYIKEQLVVNAYFDENFDVKDSVKIAKLEEETFKKVQTLAPVKKATYISRDMAAKEAKKTMGIDSDALFEENIFPSSIEVALKPEYVDPTKIDEAIKVIKAVPGIVDVKNDSTLMVDVYNNLSRILKWILGFSVLFLILAVVLINNSIRLKIFSKRFIIKTMQLVGAKRRFILKPFIIEAIILGAIGSLIGLLALGGVWYYFTSQIGSAFVQDTNQYFWLVILVLGVGIFISVLSTIFATWRFLKSNVDDLYYS
- the rsmA gene encoding 16S rRNA (adenine(1518)-N(6)/adenine(1519)-N(6))-dimethyltransferase RsmA — encoded protein: MSVKAKKHLGQHFLTDENIARKIVEGLSFEDYKNVMEVGPGMGVLTKYLLEKDQSVYLAEIDTESIEYLKNNYLKITENTFVGDFLKQDFHFINGEQIAIIGNFPYNISSQILFKIVDYYQQIPEMVGMFQKEVAERTAAVPRTKDYGILSVLIQAYYDVSYLFTVHENVFNPPPKVKSGVIRLTRNPKEGLAGNEVLFKQIVKAGFNQRRKKLSNSLKILNIPEALKTHEFLDKRAEELSVLDFIGFANLWKQNQ